From the Theobroma cacao cultivar B97-61/B2 chromosome 2, Criollo_cocoa_genome_V2, whole genome shotgun sequence genome, one window contains:
- the LOC18609983 gene encoding uncharacterized protein LOC18609983, protein MKNFSALLSSLIFLFISATEARKNPQICSSSCGDIHDISYPFRLKEDPAGCGDPDFQLSCKNNKTILNFHGGFYYVKRISYDERTIRVADVNLASGSCSLPNRSLSMQEVLMDARYPGLADYSFWYALNFVRCSNNISDLAKSRAPCLSGNTSHVYVNVSSAFLYSYDVPKPCKVISTVPAFYENMVQNLSYETALKMQESGFDMRWSVECRDCRAKGRSCVNKFNTTNIFQCEEEYDYEAVVRLVYSLFAAVNLAGIIGAVIRFILLPPVIVALILHTYFSMRKKIDVREKSSQTDQSRGKVTRNIENHLEMPPKPVFFSAQDKCVIEPESDSPKEILIPESMERSS, encoded by the exons atgaaaaatttttcAGCCCTGCTCTCTTCGCTGATCTTTCTATTCATTAGCGCAACTGAAGCAAGAAAAAACCCACAAATATGTTCATCTTCATGCGGAGATATCCATGACATCAGCTACCCTTTCCGCCTGAAGGAAGATCCAGCTGGCTGTGGTGATCCTGATTTCCAACTATCTTGCAAGAACAATAAGACTATCTTGAATTTCCATGGAGGGTTTTACTACGTGAAGAGAATTTCCTATGACGAACGCACAATTCGTGTCGCTGATGTTAACTTAGCCAGTGGAAGCTGCAGTCTTCCTAACAGATCATTATCAATGCAGGAAGTGCTTATGGATGCTCGGTATCCAGGACTGGCTGATTACAGTTTCTGGTATGCTTTGAATTTTGTTCGGTGTTCCAACAATATCAGCGATCTGGCTAAGAGCAGAGCACCCTGTTTGAGCGGAAATACATCTCATGTTTATGTCAATGTATCTTCGGCCTTTTTATACTCGTATGATGTTCCAAAGCCCTGCAAGGTCATTTCAACTGTCCCAGCATTCTATGAAAATATGGTGCAGAACCTTTCTTATGAGACAGCCTTGAAGATGCAAGAATCAGGGTTTGATATGAGATGGTCGGTTGAGTGCAGAGATTGCAGGGCAAAGGGTCGTAGCTGTGTCAATAAATTTAATACGACCAATATCTTCCAATGCGAAGAGGAATATG ATTACGAAGCTGTAGTTCGATTGGTATACTctcttttcgctgcagtgaatcTGGCTG GAATAATTGGTGCAGTCATCAGATTCATCCTCCTTCCACCGGTTATAGTTGCTTTGATTCTCCACACATACTTCTCTATGAGAAAGAAGATTGATGTCAGGGAAAAATCTTCACAGACTGACCAGAGTCGTGGGAAGGTTACAAGGAACATTGAGAATCATCTGGAAATGCCTCCCAAGCCTGTCTTCTTTTCTGCCCAAGATAAGTGTGTAATAGAGCCCGAATCAGATTCTCCAAAAGAGATACTAATACCAGAGTCCATGGAGAGGAGCTCATAG